From the genome of Pseudomonas yamanorum, one region includes:
- a CDS encoding MurR/RpiR family transcriptional regulator: MSQSAPEDALVSPPLNAERLLQLITDEYESLPRQLKRIASYMSQQSDRIMVDRISDIARECEVHPSAIVRFSQRFGFSGFSEMQALFREAYTHKTTPVQNYQQRIRSMIANKSQKASGGDLARECVNATLSGIERLGLELDDAAFEKAVDLVVNADNIYVVGVRRSFAVADYLVYNLQHTNKRIHLVSGLGGSYREQMRSVRANDLVIAISFTPYGKETQHCLRIAQHHQAKTLIITDSNLSPLAKRASTVLLVNEGSSFAFRSLSATLCLCQALFIAVAYRLELKVDEIHEQVGFDD, from the coding sequence ATGTCCCAGAGCGCCCCGGAAGACGCACTCGTCAGCCCGCCGCTGAACGCCGAGCGGCTGTTGCAGCTGATCACCGATGAATACGAGAGCCTGCCCCGCCAGCTCAAGCGCATCGCCAGCTACATGAGCCAGCAGAGCGACCGGATCATGGTCGACCGCATCAGCGACATCGCCCGTGAATGCGAAGTGCACCCGTCGGCCATCGTGCGGTTTTCCCAGCGTTTCGGGTTCAGTGGCTTCAGTGAAATGCAGGCGCTGTTCCGCGAGGCCTACACCCACAAGACCACGCCGGTGCAGAACTACCAGCAACGCATCCGCAGCATGATCGCCAACAAGTCGCAGAAAGCCAGCGGCGGCGACCTGGCGCGCGAATGTGTGAACGCCACGCTGTCCGGCATCGAGCGCCTGGGGCTAGAGCTGGATGACGCGGCGTTTGAAAAGGCCGTGGACCTGGTGGTGAATGCCGACAATATCTACGTGGTGGGCGTGCGCCGTTCGTTCGCCGTGGCGGATTACCTGGTGTACAACCTGCAGCACACCAACAAGCGGATTCATTTGGTGTCGGGGCTGGGCGGCAGTTATCGCGAGCAGATGCGCAGTGTGCGGGCGAATGACTTGGTGATTGCCATCAGCTTTACTCCCTATGGCAAGGAAACCCAGCACTGCCTGCGGATTGCCCAGCACCATCAGGCCAAGACGTTGATTATTACGGACAGCAACCTGTCGCCCCTGGCCAAGCGGGCGAGCACGGTGTTGCTGGTGAATGAGGGCTCGTCGTTTGCGTTCAGATCACTGAGTGCGACGCTGTGCCTGTGCCAGGCGTTGTTTATTGCCGTGGCGTATCGGCTGGAATTGAAGGTCGATGAGATTCATGAGCAGGTGGGGTTCGACGACTGA
- a CDS encoding MaoC/PaaZ C-terminal domain-containing protein, whose protein sequence is MDYVTQIIDPPPSRSRLLLDGVLALRKPKVEGAPTLPKDRLVRSAVELSAQGIAAYGRACGFRREQGVPLSYPHVLAFPLHLMLLTRPSFPYPASGMVHLANRIRQHQRLEEGQALRLEVYCERWVAHPKGQALSIATRAYSAGTLVWESDSLYLRRDVKDPVGEPWDDVLPLQEEGLLRTQRWVLPADLGRRFAKVSGDFNPIHTSVIGAKLFGFRRAIAHGMWTLGRALAAQQPPGGLEQAEAHCDFKLPIFLPGQVALWNVPPTGPRREFEVRNFAGDKPHMRGLFIWNENPR, encoded by the coding sequence ATGGACTATGTGACGCAGATTATTGACCCACCGCCATCACGTTCGCGGCTGCTGCTGGACGGGGTCCTGGCCCTGCGCAAACCCAAGGTGGAAGGGGCGCCGACGTTACCGAAAGACCGCCTGGTGCGTTCGGCCGTTGAGCTGTCTGCCCAGGGAATTGCGGCCTACGGTCGGGCCTGCGGTTTCCGCCGCGAGCAAGGCGTGCCGCTGTCCTATCCCCATGTGCTGGCGTTCCCGCTGCACCTGATGCTGCTGACCCGGCCGAGCTTCCCGTACCCGGCCAGCGGCATGGTGCATTTGGCCAATCGCATCCGCCAGCATCAACGGCTCGAGGAGGGCCAGGCCCTGCGGCTCGAAGTGTATTGCGAGCGCTGGGTGGCCCATCCCAAGGGCCAGGCCTTGAGCATCGCCACCCGTGCCTACAGTGCGGGCACCCTGGTGTGGGAGAGCGACAGCCTGTACCTGCGCCGTGACGTAAAAGACCCGGTCGGCGAACCGTGGGACGACGTGCTGCCGTTGCAGGAAGAGGGTTTGCTGCGCACCCAACGCTGGGTGCTGCCGGCCGACCTCGGGCGTCGTTTCGCCAAGGTCTCGGGGGATTTCAATCCGATTCATACCTCGGTGATCGGCGCCAAACTCTTCGGCTTTCGCCGGGCCATCGCCCACGGCATGTGGACCCTTGGCCGCGCACTGGCCGCCCAGCAACCGCCGGGTGGACTGGAGCAGGCCGAAGCCCACTGCGACTTCAAGTTGCCGATCTTCCTGCCCGGCCAGGTCGCCTTGTGGAACGTCCCGCCAACCGGCCCGCGCCGTGAGTTTGAAGTGCGTAATTTCGCCGGTGACAAACCCCATATGCGTGGGCTGTTTATCTGGAATGAGAACCCTCGATGA
- the iolE gene encoding myo-inosose-2 dehydratase, with translation MPAIRIGINPISWSNDDLPALGGETPLSTALSEGKDIGYEGFELNGKFPKDAKGVGDVLRPYDLALVSGWYSSRLARRSVAEEIEAIASHVELLRENGASVLVYGEVADSIQGSPVRLMERPRFHSEQAWQEYADKLTELARFTLSQGVRLAYHHHMGAYVESPDDIDQLMRRTGPEVGLLFDSGHCYMGGGEPIEVLRKHIDRICHVHFKDVRKLVVQLARNQMWSFPDCIVNGTFTVPGDGDIDFAELLDVLLAANYKGWLVVEAEQDPAVAPSYIYAKKGYDTLRALLSERIGQ, from the coding sequence ATGCCCGCTATCCGAATTGGCATCAACCCGATCTCCTGGAGCAACGACGACCTGCCGGCCCTGGGCGGCGAAACGCCGTTGAGCACGGCCCTCAGCGAAGGCAAGGACATCGGCTACGAAGGTTTCGAACTCAACGGTAAATTCCCCAAGGACGCCAAGGGCGTCGGTGATGTGTTGCGCCCGTATGACCTGGCACTGGTCTCCGGCTGGTACTCCAGCCGCCTGGCCCGGCGCTCGGTGGCGGAAGAAATCGAGGCCATCGCCAGCCATGTCGAACTGCTGCGCGAAAACGGCGCCAGCGTGTTGGTGTACGGCGAAGTCGCCGACTCGATCCAGGGTTCACCGGTACGCCTGATGGAACGCCCGCGTTTCCACAGCGAACAGGCCTGGCAGGAGTACGCCGATAAACTCACCGAACTGGCGCGCTTCACCCTGTCCCAAGGCGTGCGCCTGGCGTACCACCACCATATGGGCGCCTACGTCGAATCCCCGGACGACATCGACCAACTGATGCGCCGCACCGGCCCGGAAGTCGGCCTGCTGTTCGACTCGGGCCACTGCTACATGGGCGGCGGCGAACCGATCGAGGTGCTGCGCAAACACATCGACCGCATCTGCCACGTGCACTTCAAGGACGTACGCAAGCTGGTGGTGCAACTGGCGCGCAACCAGATGTGGAGCTTCCCGGACTGCATCGTCAACGGCACCTTCACCGTGCCCGGCGACGGTGATATCGACTTCGCCGAGCTGCTGGACGTGCTGCTGGCCGCCAATTACAAGGGCTGGCTGGTGGTGGAGGCGGAACAGGATCCTGCCGTGGCGCCGAGCTACATCTATGCGAAGAAAGGCTACGACACGCTGCGCGCGCTTCTCAGCGAGAGGATTGGACAATGA
- the iolB gene encoding 5-deoxy-glucuronate isomerase: MSLLVKSSKRGQTMVALEEGRLEYVGFAAYRLSLGETLPVTAGDKELCLVLLSGRVTIQGEGFNWENLGDRHSVFEDKSPFAAYLPPGTDAQVTALSDVQIAVCAAPGSTDAGLAPRLIRPEQCKRSVRGKGANTRYVCDILPDSEPAHSLLVVEVRTPSGHSSSYPPHKHDTDDLPHQSFLEETYYHQINPPQGFVFQRVYTDDRSIDQAMAVENSDLVVVPKGYHPVSVPYGYESYYLNVMAGPKRAWHFHNDPQHSWLLDL, translated from the coding sequence ATGAGCCTGTTGGTCAAAAGCAGCAAACGCGGGCAAACCATGGTCGCCCTGGAAGAAGGGCGCCTGGAATATGTAGGGTTTGCCGCCTACCGCCTGAGCCTGGGCGAAACCCTGCCCGTGACGGCCGGTGATAAAGAGCTGTGCCTGGTGCTGCTCAGCGGCCGGGTGACGATTCAGGGCGAAGGCTTCAACTGGGAAAACCTCGGTGATCGCCACTCGGTATTCGAAGACAAATCCCCCTTTGCCGCTTATTTGCCGCCAGGCACCGACGCCCAGGTCACCGCGTTGAGCGACGTACAAATCGCCGTCTGCGCCGCTCCCGGCTCTACCGACGCCGGCCTGGCCCCCCGCCTGATCCGCCCCGAGCAATGCAAGCGCAGCGTACGCGGCAAGGGCGCCAATACCCGCTATGTGTGCGACATCCTGCCCGACAGCGAACCCGCCCATTCGCTGCTGGTGGTGGAAGTGCGCACGCCCTCCGGTCACTCGTCGAGCTACCCGCCCCACAAGCACGACACCGACGACTTGCCGCACCAGAGCTTTCTCGAAGAAACCTATTACCACCAGATCAACCCGCCCCAGGGCTTTGTGTTCCAGCGGGTCTACACCGACGACCGCAGCATCGACCAGGCCATGGCCGTGGAAAACAGCGACCTGGTGGTGGTGCCCAAGGGGTATCACCCGGTCAGCGTGCCGTATGGCTACGAGTCTTACTACCTGAACGTGATGGCCGGCCCCAAGCGCGCCTGGCACTTCCATAACGACCCGCAGCACAGCTGGCTGCTGGATCTTTAA
- a CDS encoding 3-oxoacyl-ACP reductase — MSDSYLSFVNSPWGRWLAQTAGLPQPLALQRHRSGQHGLANPVIVAGAGRLAAEIQRIFSATDTVPATAATLKAPSTVKVQGAVFDASAIADLKQLDELYEFFHANAKRLGQHARVVVLGTAPELCKDLPQAIAQRALEGLVRSLAKELRRAITVQLIYVAPGAEGALESSLRFFLSRRSAYVSGQVVRLEKPVDTQAEINWDKPLGGRRALVTGASRGIGLAIAQVLARDGAQVVCVDVPQAQESLQQAASSVGGTALALDITATDATQQLQAHVSQHGAFDVVVHNAGITRDKTIAKMTEAAWRSVLAVNLEAPLHLSTALLESQGLNPGGRIVCVSSISGIAGNLGQSNYATSKAGVIGLVQGLAPLAAAQQVTVNAVAPGFIETQMTAKIPLMIREAGRRMNSMSQGGQPIDVAETIAWLAHPASGGVNGQVVRVCGQSLLGA; from the coding sequence ATGAGTGACAGCTACCTCTCGTTCGTCAATTCCCCTTGGGGCCGCTGGCTGGCGCAGACTGCGGGCCTGCCGCAACCCCTGGCGCTGCAACGCCATCGCAGCGGCCAACACGGCCTGGCCAACCCGGTGATCGTGGCCGGGGCAGGGCGCCTGGCTGCTGAGATCCAGCGCATCTTCAGTGCCACCGACACGGTGCCCGCCACCGCCGCGACCCTCAAGGCGCCCTCTACAGTCAAGGTCCAGGGCGCGGTGTTCGACGCCAGCGCCATCGCCGACCTCAAGCAACTGGACGAGCTCTACGAATTCTTTCACGCCAACGCCAAGCGCCTGGGCCAACACGCCCGGGTGGTGGTGCTGGGCACCGCGCCGGAGCTGTGCAAGGACTTGCCGCAGGCCATCGCTCAACGCGCCCTTGAAGGGTTGGTGCGCTCACTGGCCAAGGAGCTGCGCCGGGCGATCACCGTGCAGTTGATCTACGTCGCACCGGGTGCCGAAGGTGCGCTGGAAAGCAGCCTGCGGTTCTTCCTGTCGCGGCGCTCGGCCTATGTCTCGGGGCAGGTGGTACGCCTTGAGAAACCGGTCGACACCCAAGCCGAAATCAATTGGGACAAACCCCTCGGCGGCCGCCGTGCCCTGGTCACCGGCGCATCCCGTGGCATCGGCCTGGCAATCGCTCAGGTGCTGGCCCGTGACGGTGCGCAGGTGGTCTGCGTGGATGTGCCCCAGGCCCAGGAATCATTGCAACAAGCGGCCAGCAGTGTCGGTGGTACGGCACTGGCGCTGGACATCACCGCCACTGACGCTACGCAGCAGTTGCAAGCCCATGTCAGCCAACACGGCGCATTCGACGTGGTGGTGCACAACGCCGGGATCACCCGCGACAAGACCATCGCCAAGATGACCGAAGCGGCGTGGCGCAGCGTACTGGCGGTCAACCTGGAAGCGCCGCTGCACCTGAGCACTGCCTTGCTGGAAAGCCAAGGCCTGAACCCAGGTGGGCGGATCGTGTGTGTCTCGTCGATTTCCGGCATTGCCGGCAACCTCGGGCAAAGCAACTACGCCACCTCCAAGGCCGGGGTGATCGGCCTGGTACAAGGCCTGGCACCGCTAGCGGCGGCGCAGCAGGTGACGGTGAATGCGGTGGCCCCCGGTTTTATCGAGACCCAGATGACCGCGAAGATCCCGCTGATGATTCGCGAAGCAGGGCGGCGGATGAATTCCATGTCCCAGGGCGGGCAACCCATCGACGTGGCGGAAACCATTGCCTGGCTGGCGCATCCGGCGTCCGGCGGGGTCAATGGCCAGGTGGTGCGGGTCTGCGGCCAAAGCCTGTTGGGAGCCTGA
- a CDS encoding AMP-binding protein: MNAVSLEQTERLWLNAYLPGVPADIDAGIEDYPSLREVFLEHLHKFSERVAYVSIGTEMTYADWEVQGIAFAAWLQAQGVKKGDRVALMMPNCLQYPICLLGTILAGAVVVNVNPLYTARELQHLLKDSGAETLVIFENFAHTLEKVVAASTVKRVVIAAIGDLLGTFKGAAMNFILRSVQKQVPRFNLPGAVRFNQVLKQGRGQTHLAVPMNREDLAFLQYTGGTTGDAKGVMLSHRNIIANLLQAKAWVGDQLDQNRQETNVTLLPLYHIFSLTVNCLMFMCLGGRNILIANPRDVKRVQMILRKERFNGIAGVNTLFNGLLENKEFCARDFSDLRMVIAGGMATHTAVAKRWKEVTGLPIIEGYGLTECSPVVSISPIDISRMREMEFTGSIGVPLPSTWVRFVREDGELAELGEQGELQVRGPQVMQGYWKRPAETAEVLDADGWLSTGDIGVMNEQGFIRLVDRKKDMILVSGFNVYPNEIEDVVALHPGVAEVAAIGVEDGVTGERVKIIVVRKDPSLTQEQILAHCREYLTGYKVPRFVEFRTQELPKTTVGKVLRRALR; this comes from the coding sequence ATGAACGCTGTAAGCCTGGAACAGACCGAACGCCTCTGGTTGAACGCTTACCTGCCCGGCGTACCGGCAGACATCGACGCAGGCATCGAGGACTACCCGTCGTTGCGCGAGGTGTTCTTGGAGCACCTGCACAAATTCAGTGAACGCGTAGCCTACGTCAGCATCGGCACCGAGATGACCTATGCCGACTGGGAGGTGCAGGGCATCGCCTTTGCCGCGTGGCTGCAAGCCCAGGGCGTGAAGAAGGGCGACCGGGTGGCGCTGATGATGCCCAACTGCTTGCAGTACCCGATCTGCCTGCTGGGCACGATCCTCGCGGGCGCCGTGGTGGTCAACGTCAACCCGCTGTACACCGCCCGGGAGCTGCAGCATTTGCTCAAGGACAGCGGAGCGGAGACCCTTGTGATCTTCGAAAACTTCGCCCACACCCTGGAGAAGGTGGTCGCGGCCAGCACCGTCAAACGTGTGGTGATTGCCGCCATCGGCGATCTGCTGGGCACCTTCAAGGGCGCGGCGATGAACTTCATCCTGCGCAGCGTGCAGAAGCAGGTCCCGCGCTTCAACCTGCCGGGCGCCGTGCGCTTCAACCAGGTATTGAAACAGGGACGCGGCCAGACCCATTTGGCCGTGCCGATGAACCGCGAAGACCTCGCCTTCCTGCAATACACCGGCGGCACCACCGGCGACGCCAAGGGCGTGATGCTCAGCCATCGCAACATCATCGCCAACCTGTTGCAGGCCAAGGCGTGGGTGGGTGATCAGTTGGACCAGAACCGGCAGGAAACCAACGTCACGCTGCTGCCGCTGTACCACATCTTTTCCCTGACGGTGAACTGCCTGATGTTCATGTGCCTGGGCGGGCGCAACATCCTGATCGCCAACCCGCGGGACGTGAAACGGGTGCAGATGATCCTGCGCAAGGAGCGTTTCAACGGGATTGCCGGGGTGAACACGCTGTTCAATGGCCTGCTGGAAAACAAGGAATTCTGCGCCAGGGACTTTTCCGACCTGCGCATGGTGATCGCCGGCGGCATGGCCACCCACACCGCCGTGGCCAAGCGCTGGAAGGAAGTCACCGGCTTACCGATCATCGAAGGCTACGGCCTCACCGAGTGCTCGCCGGTGGTGAGCATCAGCCCCATCGACATCTCACGCATGCGCGAGATGGAATTCACCGGCAGCATCGGCGTGCCGCTGCCGTCGACCTGGGTGCGGTTTGTTCGTGAGGACGGTGAACTGGCGGAGCTGGGCGAGCAGGGTGAACTGCAGGTACGCGGACCGCAGGTGATGCAGGGTTACTGGAAACGCCCGGCGGAAACCGCCGAGGTGCTGGATGCCGACGGGTGGCTGTCTACCGGGGACATCGGGGTGATGAATGAGCAGGGCTTCATCCGCCTGGTGGACCGCAAGAAAGACATGATCCTGGTGTCCGGGTTTAACGTGTACCCCAACGAAATTGAAGACGTGGTGGCGTTGCATCCCGGCGTGGCGGAAGTGGCGGCGATTGGCGTGGAGGATGGCGTGACCGGCGAGCGGGTGAAAATCATCGTGGTGCGTAAGGACCCGAGTTTGACCCAGGAACAGATCCTGGCCCATTGCCGGGAATATTTGACGGGGTACAAGGTGCCGCGGTTTGTGGAGTTTCGTACGCAGGAGTTGCCCAAGACGACGGTGGGCAAGGTGCTGCGAAGGGCACTGCGCTAA
- a CDS encoding acetyl-CoA C-acetyltransferase, translating into MSDYSFNPAPTRRVAIIGGNRIPFARSNTVYAQDSNQDLLVAALQGLVDRYNLHGLRLGEFAAGAVIKHSRDFNLARESLLSTTLSPETPAYDLQQACGTGLEAALLVANKIALGQIEVGIAGGSDTTSDAPIGINESLRRTLLSANRAKGTGAKLKALMGVRPSMFFKPLLPRNGEPRTGLSMGEHCEEMAKRWQIKRLAQDELTLTSHQRLDAAYKQGFFDDLISPYRGLARDNNLRADTSLEKLAGLSPAYDRQNGTLTAGNSTPLTDGASVVLLASEEWAAERGLPVLAYLRTGETAAVNFVDGTEGLLMAPAYAVPRMLKREGLTFADFDLFEIHEAFAAQVLCTLKAWEDPDYCRDRLGLEAPLGSIDRAKMNVNGGSLGCGHPFAATGGRQLAALAKAIHQRGGGRGLISICAAGGLGITAIVEK; encoded by the coding sequence ATGAGTGACTACAGCTTCAACCCGGCCCCGACCCGCCGCGTGGCGATTATCGGCGGCAACCGCATTCCGTTCGCCCGTTCCAATACGGTGTATGCCCAGGACAGCAACCAGGATTTGCTGGTCGCCGCCCTGCAAGGCCTGGTGGATCGCTACAACCTTCACGGCCTGCGCCTGGGCGAGTTTGCCGCCGGTGCGGTGATCAAGCATTCCCGGGATTTCAACCTGGCCCGGGAAAGCCTGCTGTCCACCACGCTCTCTCCCGAAACCCCGGCCTACGACCTGCAACAAGCCTGCGGCACGGGCCTGGAAGCGGCGTTGCTGGTGGCGAACAAGATCGCCCTCGGGCAGATCGAAGTGGGCATTGCCGGCGGTTCCGACACCACCTCTGACGCGCCCATCGGCATCAACGAGTCCCTGCGCCGCACGTTGCTTTCAGCCAACCGCGCCAAGGGCACCGGCGCCAAGTTGAAGGCCTTGATGGGTGTGCGTCCGTCGATGTTCTTCAAGCCGCTGCTGCCGCGCAATGGCGAACCGCGTACTGGCCTGTCCATGGGTGAACACTGTGAAGAAATGGCCAAGCGTTGGCAGATCAAGCGCCTGGCCCAGGACGAACTGACCCTCACCAGCCACCAACGGTTGGACGCGGCCTACAAGCAGGGTTTCTTCGACGATTTGATCAGCCCGTATCGCGGCCTGGCCCGGGACAACAACCTGCGGGCCGACACCAGCCTGGAGAAACTCGCCGGCCTGTCCCCGGCCTACGACCGCCAGAACGGCACGCTCACCGCCGGCAACTCCACGCCCCTGACCGATGGCGCCTCGGTGGTGCTGCTGGCCAGCGAGGAATGGGCCGCCGAACGTGGCTTGCCGGTTTTGGCTTATTTGCGAACCGGTGAAACCGCAGCGGTGAATTTCGTCGACGGCACCGAAGGCCTGCTGATGGCCCCGGCCTACGCCGTGCCACGCATGCTCAAGCGCGAAGGCCTGACGTTTGCCGACTTCGACCTGTTCGAGATCCACGAAGCCTTCGCCGCCCAGGTGCTGTGCACCCTCAAGGCCTGGGAAGACCCGGACTATTGCCGCGACCGCCTGGGCCTCGAGGCGCCGCTGGGCAGCATCGACCGCGCCAAAATGAACGTCAACGGCGGCTCCCTCGGCTGCGGTCACCCGTTCGCTGCCACTGGCGGCCGGCAGCTCGCAGCACTGGCCAAGGCCATCCACCAGCGGGGCGGCGGCCGAGGCTTGATATCGATCTGCGCGGCGGGTGGGTTGGGCATTACCGCTATCGTCGAAAAGTAG
- a CDS encoding bifunctional 5-dehydro-2-deoxygluconokinase/5-dehydro-2-deoxyphosphogluconate aldolase — protein MGQTRFASGRQLDLICLGRLGVDLYAQQVGARLEDVSSFAKYLGGSSANIAFGTARLGLKSAMLSRVGDDHMGRFLLESLAREGCDVSGIKVDPERLTALVLLGLKDRETFPLVFYRENCADMALRAEDISEAFIASSKALLITGTHFSTDGVYKASIQALDYAEQHNVKRVLDIDYRPVLWGLAGKADGETRFVADQNVSQHVQKILPRFDLIVGTEEEFLIAGGSEDLLTALRTVRGLTCATLVVKLGPQGCTVIHGDIPARLEDGAIYPGVRVEVLNVLGAGDAFMSGFLSGWLEDASDERCCQLANACGGLVVSRHACAPAMPTRAELDYLFNSPVPITRPDQDAVLQRLHQVSVPRKVWKQLFVFAFDHRWQLVELAQKGGQDPARISALKQLFIQAVERVESKLAEQGVEADVGVLADQRFGQDALNAASGRGWWIARPVEVQNSRPLAFEHGRSVGSNLIAWPQEQIIKCLVQFHPDDEPLLRLEQEAQLKSLYQASLVSGHELLLEIVPPKDHPSTYPDVLYRSLKRLYNLGIYPAWWKIEAQSAADWKKLDELIQERDPYCRGVVLLGLNASAECLADGFQQASQSQTCRGFAVGRTIFQEPSRAWLAGEIDDEGLIQQAQGIFEQLINAWRSARS, from the coding sequence ATGGGCCAGACTCGTTTTGCCAGTGGGCGTCAATTGGATCTGATTTGCCTGGGACGCCTGGGCGTCGACCTTTACGCACAACAAGTGGGTGCACGGCTGGAGGATGTCTCAAGCTTCGCCAAGTACCTCGGCGGTTCCTCCGCCAACATCGCGTTCGGCACCGCGCGGCTGGGGCTCAAGTCCGCGATGTTGAGCCGGGTGGGGGACGACCATATGGGGCGTTTCCTGCTGGAGTCCCTGGCCCGTGAAGGTTGCGATGTCAGCGGCATCAAGGTCGACCCGGAACGCCTCACCGCTCTGGTGCTGCTGGGCCTCAAGGACCGCGAAACCTTTCCGCTGGTGTTCTACCGCGAGAACTGCGCCGACATGGCCCTGCGCGCCGAAGACATCAGCGAAGCCTTCATTGCCTCCAGCAAGGCGCTGCTGATCACCGGCACTCACTTCTCCACCGACGGCGTGTACAAGGCCAGCATCCAGGCCCTGGACTACGCCGAGCAGCACAACGTCAAACGCGTGCTCGACATCGACTACCGCCCGGTACTCTGGGGCCTGGCCGGCAAGGCCGACGGTGAAACGCGGTTTGTCGCCGACCAGAATGTCAGCCAGCACGTGCAGAAAATCCTCCCGCGCTTCGATCTGATCGTCGGTACTGAAGAAGAATTCCTGATTGCTGGTGGCAGCGAAGATTTGCTCACGGCACTGCGCACGGTACGTGGCCTGACTTGCGCAACCCTGGTGGTCAAGCTCGGCCCGCAGGGCTGCACGGTGATCCACGGTGACATCCCGGCCCGCCTCGAAGACGGCGCCATCTACCCTGGCGTGCGGGTGGAAGTGCTCAACGTCCTGGGCGCCGGTGATGCCTTCATGTCCGGCTTCCTCAGTGGCTGGCTTGAAGACGCCAGCGACGAGCGCTGCTGCCAGTTGGCGAATGCCTGCGGCGGCCTGGTGGTGTCGCGCCACGCCTGCGCACCGGCGATGCCGACCCGTGCCGAACTCGATTACCTGTTCAACAGCCCGGTGCCGATTACCCGTCCGGATCAGGACGCGGTGCTGCAACGACTGCACCAGGTCAGTGTGCCGCGCAAAGTCTGGAAGCAGCTGTTTGTCTTTGCCTTCGACCACCGCTGGCAGTTGGTGGAACTCGCCCAAAAAGGCGGCCAGGACCCGGCGCGCATCAGCGCCCTCAAGCAACTGTTTATCCAGGCCGTGGAACGGGTTGAAAGCAAACTGGCGGAGCAGGGCGTCGAAGCCGATGTGGGGGTTCTGGCTGACCAACGCTTCGGCCAGGACGCGCTGAACGCTGCCAGCGGTCGTGGCTGGTGGATCGCCCGTCCGGTGGAAGTCCAGAACTCACGGCCGCTGGCCTTTGAACACGGCCGCTCGGTGGGCAGCAACCTGATTGCCTGGCCCCAGGAGCAAATCATCAAGTGCCTGGTGCAGTTCCATCCTGACGACGAGCCGCTGCTGCGCCTGGAACAGGAAGCACAACTCAAGAGCCTGTACCAGGCGTCCCTGGTCAGCGGCCATGAATTGCTGCTGGAAATCGTGCCGCCCAAGGACCATCCGTCCACCTATCCCGACGTGCTCTACCGCAGCCTCAAGCGCCTGTACAACCTGGGCATTTACCCGGCGTGGTGGAAGATTGAGGCGCAGTCGGCCGCAGACTGGAAAAAGCTCGACGAACTGATCCAGGAACGCGACCCCTACTGCCGGGGCGTGGTGCTGCTGGGCCTGAATGCTTCCGCCGAATGCCTGGCCGATGGCTTCCAGCAAGCCAGCCAGAGCCAGACCTGCCGCGGTTTCGCCGTGGGCCGCACGATTTTCCAGGAGCCAAGCCGTGCCTGGCTGGCGGGGGAGATCGACGATGAGGGGTTGATTCAACAAGCCCAAGGCATATTCGAACAACTGATCAATGCCTGGCGCAGTGCTCGAAGTTAA